Proteins from a single region of Oryza brachyantha chromosome 6, ObraRS2, whole genome shotgun sequence:
- the LOC102721744 gene encoding aspartyl protease family protein At5g10770-like, which yields MASASSAIAFSVFLCLLLLPPHLCDSYHAGRYARRSTHFVVRRSGDASESAAPATCSSINSGVGDGKKLPLLHRMNPCSPLNAGGKQRSMSPAEVSHRDGRRLRSLFAAVQSGSGGDAAGAATPAPAPASDGDSTVPTTGAAVASAPGFHDYTVVVGYGTPAQQLPMGLTTGLGVSLVRCTPCGAGAPCDDLAFDPSRSYTFAPVPCGSPDCRSNCSSSASASWCPLTVPFLEGAVVRDVLTFTPSASVHDFTFGCVEGSSGGPAITPPSGAAGLLDLSRDSRSLASRLAGGTFSYCLPRSTTSHGFLAMGDDDVPQNRRGRVTAVAPLVDCPALRNHYVVELAAVNLGGRDLPIPPAAASATNATVLDTAISYTYLKPSAYALLRDAFRRDMARYPAAPAVGDLDTCYNFTGQPEVALPLINLRFGISGEILLLAPEQMLYQTEPNNFFSVACLAFAALPSDDAPVSMVMGTLAQSSMEVVHDVDGGKIAFIPGSC from the exons ATGGCTTCAGCTTCTTCAGCCATTGCCTTCTCCGTTTTCCtctgccttcttcttcttcctcctcaccTCTGCGACTCGTACCACGCCGGCCGCTACGCTCGACGGTCCACGCATTTCGTTGTGCGCCGCTCCGGTGACGCGTCGGaatcggcggcgccggcgacctgcTCGTCCATCAATTCCG GCGTGGGTGATGGCAAGAAGCTACCTCTTCTGCACCGGATGAACCCGTGCTCCCCTCTGAACGCCGGAGGGAAGCAGAGATCGATGTCGCCGGCGGAGGTCTCCCACCGCGACGGCCGCCGTCTCCGCTCCCTGTTTGCCGCCGTCCAGTCAGGCTCCGGCGGAGACGCGGCCGGTGCCGCGACGCCTGCCCCCGCGCCTGCATCGGACGGCGACAGTACCGTCCCCAcgaccggcgccgccgtggctaGTGCGCCCGGCTTCCACGACtacaccgtcgtcgtcggctaCGGCACGCCGGCGCAGCAGCTCCCCATGGGCTTGACCACGGGACTCGGCGTCTCTCTGGTCCGGTGCACGCCGTGCGGCGCCGGGGCGCCCTGCGACGACCTGGCGTTCGACCCCTCGCGGTCGTACACCTTCGCGCCCGTGCCGTGCGGCTCGCCGGACTGCCGGAGCAACTGCTCAAGCTCGGCCTCGGCGTCGTGGTGTCCGCTCACAGTACCGTTCTTGGAGGGCGCCGTCGTGCGGGACGTGCTGACCTTCACGCCGTCGGCGAGCGTCCACGACTTCACGTTCGGCTGCGTCGAGGGCTCCAGCGGCGGTCCGGCCATCACGCCACCCTCAGGCGCGGCGGGGCTGCTCGACCTCAGCCGGGACAGCCGGTCGCTGGCATCCCGGCTCGCCGGTGGCACCTTCTCCTACTGCCTGCCGCGGTCCACCACCTCCCACGGCTTCCTCGCcatgggcgacgacgacgttcCGCAGAACCGCCGCGGACGCGTGACGGCCGTGGCGCCGCTGGTGGACTGCCCGGCCCTACGCAACCACTACGTCGTagagctcgccgccgtgaACCTCGGCGGCCGAGATCTCCCGatcccgcccgccgccgcgtccgccacAAACGCCACGGTCCTCGACACGGCGATCTCCTACACCTACCTCAAACCCTCCGCGTACGCGCTCCTCCGCGACGCGTTCCGGCGGGACATGGCGAGGtacccggcggcgccggcggtcggTGACCTCGACACGTGCTACAACTTCACCGGGCAGCCGGAGGTGGCGCTGCCTCTGATCAACCTCAGGTTCGGGATCAGCGGCGAGATCCTGCTCCTTGCTCCCGAGCAGATGCTCTACCAGACGGAGCCCAACAACTTCTTCTCGGTGGCGTGCCTGGCGTTCGCGGCGCTGCCGTCTGACGACGCGCCGGTCTCGATGGTGATGGGGACCCTGGCGCAGTCGTCGATGGAGGTGGTGCACGACGTGGACGGAGGGAAGATCGCGTTCATCCCGGGGAGCTGCTGA
- the LOC102722025 gene encoding aspartyl protease family protein At5g10770-like, with translation MALSRPPPPPSSSVLVCVLVLVLSWCRLLRGAPPPRYLAASLDELRRSSNRGQVHSPPLTSPAAASGSKLTIHAPVTGQPAARDISVRDRARLRTLLQRSTSTSAASSSSFAPYASPPAMPPNPAVALAPAATIPDRSGADLDTLEFLVVVGLGSPAQTSALIFDTGSDLSWVQCQPCSGHCFPQQDPLFDPTKSSTYAAVPCGDPQCAAAGNLCGENATCLYRVQYGDGSSTTGVLSRDTLTLTSSRTLSGFPFGCGQTNLGDFGRVDGLLGLGRGQLSLPSQAAASFGAVFSYCLPSFNTTPGYLTIGATPVDSSKVQYTAMAQRPQFPSFYFVELVSIDIGGFVVPVPPAVFTSTGTLLDSGTVLTYLPPPSYALLRDRFRLAMRQYRPAPPDDILDACYDFTGVNPIVIPAVSFRFSDGAVFDLGFFGVMIFVEESIGCLAFAARDPGLPLSIIGNTQQRSAEVIYDVAAEKIGFVPGSC, from the exons ATGGCGTTGtctcgtccgccgccgccgccgtcgtcgtcggtgctgGTGTGCGTGCTCGTGCTCGTGCTTAGCTGGTGCCGCCTTCtccgcggcgcgccgccgccgcggtacCTGGCGGCCAGCCTCGACGAGCTGCGTCGTAGCAGCAACAGGGGCCAAGTTCACTCGCCTCCATTAACGTCCCCAG CCGCAGCATCTGGCAGCAAGCTGACGATCCACGCCCCGGTCACCGgccagccggcggcgcgcgacaTCAGCGTCCGCGACAGGGCACGCCTGCGCACCCTCCTGCAGAGGTCGACGTCCAcgtcggccgcctcctcctcctccttcgctCCGTACGCGTCGCCACCGGCCATGCCGCCCAatccggcggtggcgctggcgccggccgccaccatCCCGGACCGCTCGGGGGCCGACCTCGACACGCTGGAGTTcctggtcgtcgtcggccTCGGCTCGCCGGCCCAGACGTCCGCCCTCATCTTTGACACCGGCAGCGACCTGTCGTGGGTCCAGTGCCAGCCGTGCTCCGGCCACTGCTTCCCGCAGCAAGACCCGCTGTTCGACCCGACCAAGTCGTCCACCTACGCCGCCGTGCCCTGCGGCGACCCGCagtgcgccgccgcgggcaaCCTGTGCGGCGAGAACGCCACCTGTCTCTACCGCGTCCAGTACGGCGACGGCTCGTCCACGACCGGCGTCCTCTCCCGCGACACGCTCACGCTCACCTCCTCCCGGACGCTCTCGGGCTTCCCGTTCGGATGCGGCCAGACAAACCTCGGCGACTTCGGCCGCGTCGACGGGCTGCTCGGCCTCGGCCGCGGCCAGCTCTCGCTGCCGTCGCAGGCCGCCGCGTCGTTCGGCGCCGTCTTCTCCTACTGCCTGCCGTCCTTCAACACCACGCCGGGGTACCTCACCATCGGCGCGACGCCGGTCGACTCCAGCAAGGTGCAGTACACGGCGATGGCGCAGAGGCCGCAGTTCCCGTCCTTCTACTTCGTCGAGCTCGTCTCCATCGACATCGGCGGGTTCGTCGTGCCGGTGCCGCCGGCCGTGTTCACGAGCACGGGCACCCTCCTCGACTCCGGCACCGTCCTCACCtacctcccgccgccgtcctaCGCCCTGCTCCGCGACCGGTTCAGGCTCGCCATGAGGCAGTAcaggccggcgccgccggacgACATCCTCGACGCGTGCTACGACTTCACCGGCGTGAACCCGATCGTCATCCCGGCGGTGTCGTTCAGGTTCAGCGACGGGGCCGTGTTCGACCTCGGCTTCTTCGGGGTCATGATCTTCGTGGAGGAGAGCATCGGGTGCCTCGCGTTCGCGGCGAGGGACCCCGGATTGCCGCTGTCGATCATCGGGAACACGCAGCAGCGGTCGGCCGAGGTGATCTACGACGTCGCCGCGGAGAAGATCGGGTTCGTCCCGGGCAGCTGCTGA
- the LOC102721457 gene encoding aspartyl protease family protein At5g10770-like, which yields MAGTSTVSPGLSFSVVSLLFKSKRKPEKLYVLHSAKTFRVEYLAKLLFIVFYLQPVVSLSVFAGSRLTSRSSSFAAVPCGSPECPMDCTGSNCPFTVPFGNTTVANCTLVRDTLALSPSATFAGFTFGCVEFGAAAKTFDAAIGLIDLSRSSHLLASRVISSPPAANGTTTAAFSYCLPSSTSSRDFLSVRAVVEQPQPPKLLLRRRLAVVGISVAGTQLPVPPTVFTAASTMLEVATEFTFLAPAAYAALRDEFRKAMAQYAAAPPFQVLDTCRRATTSPGSTASPCRPSRSSSAEG from the coding sequence ATGGCGGGAACCTCAACGGTTTCTCCAGGTCTTTCGTTTTCAGTTGTAAGTTTGTTATTTAAATCCAAGAGAAAACCAGAAAAGCTGTACGTTCTACACAGCGCCAAAACATTCCGTGTCGAATACCTTGCAAAGTTACTGTTCATCGTCTTCTACCTCCAGCCGGTTGTGAGTTTGAGTGTTTTTGCTGGGTCTCGGCTGACATCCCGGTCGTCCTCTTTCGCCGCCGTTCCGTGCGGCTCGCCGGAATGTCCGATGGATTGCACGGGATCAAACTGCCCGTTCACTGTCCCATTCGGGAACACTACCGTCGCCAATTGCACGTTGGTCAGGGACACCCTCGCGCTGTCCCCGTCGGCGACGTTCGCCGGTTTCACTTTCGGGTGCGTGGAgttcggcgccgccgccaagacGTTCGACGCTGCCATCGGGCTGATCGACCTCAGCCGGAGCAGCCACTTGCTGGCATCCAGAGTGATCTCTTCGCCCCCGGCCGCGAACGGCACCACAACGGCCGCCTTCTCCTACTGCCTCCCGTCGTCGACGAGCTCCCGTGACTTCCTCTCTGTACGCGCCGTTGTCGAGCAACCCCAACCACCCAAACTCCTACttcgtcgccgactcgccgtcgtcgggatCAGCGTCGCCGGCACGCAGCTCCCCGTTCCGCCCACCGTGTTCACCGCCGCCAGCACGATGCtggaggtggcgacggagtTCACATTCCTCGCCCCGGCAGCCTACGCCGCGCTGCGCGACGAGTTCAGGAAGGCCATGGCGCAgtacgcggcggcgccgccgttccAGGTGCTCGACACGTGCAGACGTGCTACAACTTCACCGGGCTCGACCGCTTCGCCGTGCCGGCCGTCGCGCTCGAGTTCGGCGGAGGGATGA